The Helicobacter sp. 'house sparrow 1' region ACAACCATTGTGTTCAATCTTAATATGCTCTCCATCCTTTGTGTGTGCATATCCAAAACCATCGCTACCAATGACACTTCCTGCATGAATGATGACATTATTACCAATTTGGCTATCTCGATAAATAACTACATTAGGATAGATTTTACAATTCTTACCCACTCTCACATTATCACTAATCACAACCCCTGCCATAATTTCAGTCCCATCTTCTATAATGACATTTTTTCCTAACACAACATTTGGCATCATCTTTACATTATTACCGATAATAGGATCTTTTCCAACCCCACTAAATTCTGGCTTTTTAAAAAAATGTGAGATTTTTGCAAATGCTAAATGAGGGTTTTCCACAAAAATAGCTTGAATATTTGAGGGTATCTTTTCTTCATACTCTTTTCTGATTAAAACAGCACCTGCTTTTGAATCTTTTAAGTCTTTTAGATACTTATTTTGATCTATATAACTAATTTGATTGGCATTTGCTTTATCTAGAGGTGCTATCCCCTCAAGCTCAAAATCATTCTTTATAAAACACTCTTCCCCTATTTTTTCCAAAATTTCACTAAGCTTCATTCGATACTCCTCTTGCTATCTCTATCATCTCAATAAAATTTGATACATCCAAAGCAGCACTTCCTACCAAGACACCATCTACCCCATCAATACTAAGTATTTCTCTAATATTTTGCAATTGAACACTGCCCCCATACAACAAAGGCTTATTAACCTTAGATCTTAAAAAATTATGCGTTTGATAAATTTCTTGTGTTGTAGCACTCACACCTGTACCAATTGCCCATACAGGCTCATAAGCTACAATTAAA contains the following coding sequences:
- the lpxD gene encoding UDP-3-O-(3-hydroxymyristoyl)glucosamine N-acyltransferase; translated protein: MKLSEILEKIGEECFIKNDFELEGIAPLDKANANQISYIDQNKYLKDLKDSKAGAVLIRKEYEEKIPSNIQAIFVENPHLAFAKISHFFKKPEFSGVGKDPIIGNNVKMMPNVVLGKNVIIEDGTEIMAGVVISDNVRVGKNCKIYPNVVIYRDSQIGNNVIIHAGSVIGSDGFGYAHTKDGEHIKIEHNGCVVIEDDVEIGANNTIDRAVFGETRIQKGAKIDNLVQIGHNCVIGPHSILVSQVGIAGSTTTGRNVIMGGQAGTGGHIHIGDFVTIAGRGAVGKNLPPHTKWGGHPLMELDEWMKFYVSLRRMLKKQANK